The following coding sequences lie in one Gracilinanus agilis isolate LMUSP501 unplaced genomic scaffold, AgileGrace unplaced_scaffold57297, whole genome shotgun sequence genomic window:
- the LOC123256241 gene encoding sialic acid-binding Ig-like lectin 14, protein MLGEQTLASSQPSEDGVLSLQLPQLRPADGGRYTCLAQHPLGSKNVSLNVSVQGCSSQGSSSWPLVLTLLRGGLMGAGFLLTYGLTWLYYTRKLGGQERPPCPEASQASV, encoded by the exons ATGCTGGGGGAGCAAACCCTGGCCTCCTCCCAGCCCTCTGAGGATGGAGTCCTGAGCCTGCAGCTGCCCCAGCTGAGGCCAGCAGATGGAGGGCGCTACACCTGCCTCGCCCAGCATCCTCTGGGGTCCAAGAATGTCTCCCTGAATGTCTCTGTGCAGG GCTGCTCTTCTCAAGGAAGCAGCTCTTGGCCTCTGGTCCTCACCCTGCTCAGGGGAGGCCTCATGGGAGCTGGCTTTCTCCTCACCTATGGCCTCACGTGGCTCTATTATACCCG GAAGCTTGGAGGGCAGGAGCGCCCACCATGTCCTGAAGCCTCCCAGGCCTCCGTGTGA